From Echinicola jeungdonensis, the proteins below share one genomic window:
- the accB gene encoding acetyl-CoA carboxylase biotin carboxyl carrier protein has translation MKPKEIQELIDFISNSGLAEVKIETDEFKLSIKKNSEASVSQSHAPSAPAPAPAATNAADPSPAASAPSAPKAEDDTSNYVEVKSPMIGTFYRSANPESDPFANVGDSIKAGQTVCIIEAMKLFNEIESEVSGKIVKILVENASPVEYDQPLFLVDPAG, from the coding sequence ATGAAACCGAAAGAAATTCAGGAATTAATAGATTTTATTTCGAACTCCGGATTAGCCGAGGTGAAAATCGAAACAGACGAATTTAAATTGTCCATCAAGAAAAATTCGGAAGCGAGTGTTTCTCAAAGTCATGCTCCATCAGCACCCGCTCCGGCACCTGCAGCTACAAACGCTGCTGATCCAAGTCCTGCGGCATCTGCACCTTCCGCACCAAAAGCAGAGGACGATACTTCCAATTATGTGGAGGTTAAATCCCCCATGATCGGTACTTTTTACCGTTCGGCCAACCCTGAATCAGATCCATTTGCGAATGTGGGCGATTCGATAAAAGCTGGACAAACGGTTTGTATCATCGAAGCCATGAAACTATTCAACGAAATTGAATCAGAAGTTTCAGGTAAAATTGTTAAAATCCTAGTTGAAAATGCATCCCCCGTGGAGTATGATCAACCTCTATTCTTAGTCGATCCGGCAGGATAA
- the rpmF gene encoding 50S ribosomal protein L32: MAHPKRKISKTRRDKRRTHYKLTAPGLAKCQTTGEYHLPHRAYWLDGKLYYKGQVIIEKEVLA, translated from the coding sequence ATGGCACATCCTAAACGAAAAATTTCAAAAACCAGAAGAGACAAAAGAAGAACTCACTATAAGTTGACAGCTCCTGGCTTGGCTAAATGTCAAACCACCGGTGAATACCACTTGCCACACAGGGCTTATTGGCTGGACGGGAAACTTTACTACAAAGGCCAAGTTATCATTGAAAAAGAGGTTCTTGCTTAA
- a CDS encoding beta-ketoacyl-ACP synthase III, protein MKKTRAVITGVQGWVPDYVLTNKELETMVETSDEWITTRTGIKERRILKGENQGTSVIGANAVKGLLEKTNTNPEDIDLIICATVTPDMPFPATANIVADMVGAKNSYGYDISAACSGFVYALTMGSQFIETGMHKKVIVIGADKMSSIVNYEDRTTCIIFGDGGGAVLLEPTTEELGVMDSIHHADGSGAPYLHMKAGGSRIPASIESVNAKQHFAYQEGSTVFKFAVTNMAEVSAQIMAKNNLSGEDIQWLVPHQANKRIIDATANRMGIGPEKVMMNIENYGNTTAGTIPLCLWDYESKLKKGDNLILAAFGGGFTWGAVYLKWGYDPK, encoded by the coding sequence ATGAAAAAAACTAGAGCTGTTATTACCGGAGTTCAAGGTTGGGTCCCTGATTATGTATTGACCAATAAGGAACTGGAAACTATGGTAGAAACCAGTGACGAATGGATCACTACCCGTACCGGTATTAAAGAAAGAAGAATACTCAAAGGAGAAAACCAAGGCACATCCGTCATTGGCGCCAATGCGGTCAAAGGTTTGTTGGAAAAAACCAATACCAACCCTGAAGACATTGACCTGATCATTTGTGCCACTGTAACTCCCGACATGCCATTCCCAGCAACAGCAAATATTGTTGCTGATATGGTGGGTGCTAAAAACAGTTATGGTTATGACATCTCTGCAGCCTGCTCTGGCTTTGTTTATGCCCTGACCATGGGAAGCCAGTTTATAGAAACAGGAATGCATAAAAAGGTCATTGTAATTGGGGCGGACAAAATGTCCTCAATTGTCAATTACGAAGACCGAACCACCTGTATCATTTTCGGTGACGGCGGAGGTGCGGTATTATTGGAACCTACCACAGAGGAACTGGGGGTCATGGACTCCATTCACCATGCGGATGGTTCTGGGGCACCATATCTTCACATGAAAGCCGGAGGAAGTCGAATTCCTGCCAGTATTGAATCAGTAAATGCAAAACAACACTTTGCCTATCAGGAAGGATCAACGGTGTTTAAGTTTGCTGTAACCAATATGGCGGAAGTCAGTGCCCAGATTATGGCCAAAAACAACCTCTCCGGAGAGGATATACAATGGCTGGTACCTCACCAAGCCAACAAAAGGATCATTGATGCCACAGCCAACCGAATGGGAATAGGGCCGGAAAAGGTCATGATGAACATAGAAAACTATGGCAACACCACTGCTGGAACAATTCCACTCTGTCTTTGGGATTATGAATCAAAACTCAAAAAAGGAGACAACCTAATTCTGGCTGCTTTTGGGGGAGGATTTACATGGGGAGCAGTTTACCTCAAGTGGGGATATGACCCAAAATAA
- the accC gene encoding acetyl-CoA carboxylase biotin carboxylase subunit: MFNKILIANRGEIALRIIRSCKEMGIKTVAIYSTADKDSLHVRFADEAVCIGAAPSRESYLNIPRIIAAAEITNADAIHPGYGFLSENAEFSKICEEYNIKFIGASPEMINKMGDKATAKATMQAAGVPTVPGSDGLLDSMEHGIKIAEEMGYPIILKATAGGGGRGMRIVKEVSGFKKAWDDARQESGAAFGNDGLYLEKFVEEPRHIEIQIVGDKTGRACHLSERDCSIQRRHQKLVEETPSPFITDELRDAMGKAAIKGAEAIGYEGAGTIEFLVDKHRNFYFMEMNTRIQVEHPITEEVTDYDLIKEQIKVAAGIEISGQNYYPKLYAMECRINAEDPSNGFRPCPGKIQNLHLPGGRGVRVDSHVYAGYVIPPNYDSMIAKLIVSAQSREEVIVRMKRALEEFVIEGIKTTIPFHLALLDNEDFKAGNFTTKFLDTFDFSVIKG; encoded by the coding sequence GTGTTTAATAAAATATTAATTGCCAACAGAGGGGAAATAGCCCTGAGGATTATCCGTTCTTGCAAAGAAATGGGAATTAAGACAGTGGCGATTTATTCTACTGCGGACAAGGACAGTTTACATGTAAGGTTTGCAGATGAGGCCGTTTGCATCGGTGCAGCCCCTAGCCGGGAATCCTACCTTAACATTCCCCGTATCATCGCAGCTGCAGAAATCACCAATGCAGATGCCATCCACCCTGGGTATGGATTTCTTTCAGAAAATGCTGAGTTTTCCAAAATCTGTGAAGAATACAACATTAAATTTATTGGCGCCAGTCCCGAAATGATCAATAAGATGGGGGACAAAGCAACCGCCAAAGCAACCATGCAAGCTGCCGGCGTACCAACCGTACCCGGTTCTGACGGACTATTGGATTCCATGGAGCATGGCATTAAGATTGCCGAAGAAATGGGGTATCCAATAATACTCAAAGCCACCGCCGGAGGTGGAGGTAGAGGTATGAGAATCGTCAAAGAGGTAAGTGGATTCAAAAAAGCCTGGGACGACGCCAGGCAGGAGTCAGGGGCTGCATTTGGTAATGATGGCTTGTATTTGGAAAAATTTGTGGAAGAACCTCGTCATATTGAAATTCAGATAGTAGGTGACAAAACCGGCAGAGCATGCCACCTATCTGAAAGGGACTGTTCCATTCAAAGGCGTCACCAAAAGCTAGTCGAAGAAACCCCTTCTCCGTTTATCACTGATGAACTACGTGATGCTATGGGTAAAGCTGCCATCAAAGGAGCAGAAGCCATTGGTTATGAAGGAGCCGGAACCATAGAATTTTTGGTGGACAAACACCGAAATTTCTACTTTATGGAGATGAATACCCGTATTCAGGTAGAACATCCCATTACTGAAGAGGTGACTGATTATGACCTTATTAAAGAACAAATAAAAGTGGCTGCCGGCATTGAAATTTCTGGCCAAAACTATTATCCAAAGCTTTATGCTATGGAATGCCGGATAAATGCAGAAGATCCATCAAATGGATTCCGACCCTGCCCAGGAAAAATCCAAAACTTGCACCTTCCAGGTGGACGAGGCGTCAGGGTGGACAGCCATGTATATGCCGGATATGTCATCCCTCCTAATTATGACTCCATGATTGCCAAATTGATTGTAAGTGCACAATCAAGAGAGGAGGTTATCGTTAGGATGAAAAGAGCCTTGGAAGAATTTGTAATTGAAGGTATTAAAACTACCATTCCTTTCCACTTGGCCCTTTTGGACAATGAGGACTTCAAGGCAGGTAACTTTACTACCAAATTCCTTGATACTTTTGATTTTTCGGTGATCAAAGGATAA
- the pdxA gene encoding 4-hydroxythreonine-4-phosphate dehydrogenase PdxA has protein sequence MNHKKDKPIIGISIGDINGISAEVTMKALLDTRMQKLITPVIYAHGKALTFYRKHLNLDDFNFMQIRTIHEVHHKKINVINVVDQCPEIIPGVETAESGKMALAALDQAIKDLKEENIDALVTAPLNKNNINSDEFKFVGHTEYLTEAFGSTESMMFMVSEDMRVGLVSGHVPLKEVIQEVTTEKIKKKLKIMLRSLKDDFGIDKPKIAVLGLNPHAGEDGLLGEEEAKVIQPAIREFQDEGHMIFGPYAPDGFFGMMHQKKFDGILAMYHDQGLIPFKALSFETGVNFTAGLPIIRTSPDHGTAYNIAGKNIADEGSMRAAIYLAQDIIAQKTPWEVE, from the coding sequence ATGAATCATAAAAAGGATAAACCCATTATTGGCATCTCTATTGGAGATATTAACGGGATAAGTGCGGAAGTTACCATGAAGGCCTTGCTGGACACCAGAATGCAAAAGCTGATCACTCCGGTAATTTATGCACACGGAAAAGCGTTAACTTTTTATAGGAAACACCTGAATTTGGATGATTTTAATTTCATGCAGATAAGGACTATCCACGAAGTTCACCATAAAAAAATCAATGTCATTAATGTAGTGGATCAATGTCCGGAAATCATCCCAGGAGTAGAAACTGCCGAATCTGGCAAAATGGCATTAGCGGCCTTGGACCAGGCCATCAAAGATTTAAAAGAGGAAAATATTGATGCGCTGGTTACTGCCCCACTAAACAAAAACAATATCAACAGTGATGAATTTAAATTTGTAGGTCATACAGAATATCTAACTGAAGCCTTTGGAAGCACAGAGAGCATGATGTTTATGGTTTCAGAAGATATGAGGGTAGGTCTGGTAAGTGGACATGTGCCTTTAAAAGAAGTCATCCAAGAGGTCACCACCGAAAAAATCAAAAAGAAACTAAAGATTATGCTTCGGTCTTTGAAGGATGATTTTGGCATTGATAAACCAAAAATTGCCGTATTGGGTCTTAACCCCCATGCGGGTGAGGATGGTCTTTTGGGAGAAGAGGAAGCCAAAGTTATCCAACCTGCCATCCGTGAATTTCAGGATGAAGGCCATATGATTTTCGGCCCTTATGCTCCGGATGGTTTCTTTGGTATGATGCATCAGAAAAAGTTTGATGGCATTTTGGCCATGTACCACGATCAAGGGTTAATTCCTTTCAAAGCATTATCCTTTGAAACCGGGGTCAATTTTACTGCAGGGCTGCCAATCATCAGAACTTCCCCAGACCACGGCACCGCTTATAACATAGCAGGTAAAAACATTGCAGACGAGGGTTCTATGCGTGCTGCCATCTATCTTGCCCAGGACATTATCGCCCAAAAAACACCCTGGGAAGTAGAATAG
- the efp gene encoding elongation factor P, whose amino-acid sequence MASTADFKNGLCMELNNDIYTIVEFQHVKPGKGAAFVRTKLKSLTTGKVLDKTFNAGEKVTTARVEKRPHQFIYADDLGYHFMDTNTFEQIPIEPKLIERADLLKEGQMVDILIHDETETPLGVELPPFVELMITYTEPGIKGDTATNTLKPATLETGATVMVPLFVDQDTLIKVDTRDGSYSERVK is encoded by the coding sequence ATGGCAAGTACTGCAGATTTTAAAAATGGTCTCTGCATGGAGCTCAACAATGACATCTATACCATTGTTGAATTTCAGCATGTAAAGCCCGGCAAAGGCGCCGCTTTTGTCAGAACCAAGTTAAAAAGCCTTACAACAGGCAAAGTACTGGACAAGACTTTCAATGCCGGTGAAAAGGTTACCACCGCAAGGGTAGAAAAGCGCCCTCATCAATTCATTTACGCAGACGATTTAGGTTACCATTTTATGGATACCAATACTTTTGAACAAATTCCTATTGAACCCAAACTGATCGAAAGGGCTGATTTGTTGAAAGAAGGACAGATGGTGGACATCCTCATCCACGATGAGACAGAAACACCTTTGGGAGTTGAATTGCCCCCATTTGTGGAATTGATGATCACCTATACCGAGCCGGGAATCAAAGGTGACACAGCTACCAATACCCTTAAACCTGCCACCTTGGAAACTGGCGCTACTGTAATGGTGCCCTTATTTGTAGACCAGGACACCCTGATTAAAGTAGACACCCGAGATGGTTCCTACTCAGAAAGAGTGAAATAA
- a CDS encoding YceD family protein, with the protein MKFWRVFDIDIIKLSEGEHEFSFDIGDDFFAHFEANDIIEKGNLKAKVILDKQVNLMEATFDIEGKAELTCDRSLEKFDHPLSINQKIRYKYGPEEQEINEEIIMITRDTPSINVAQLIYEFIILALPAKKIHPDYINELDEEDLDREGQLVYWSDEPDDSSPTPNTPSEDDSEDHIDPRWEALKKFKKKD; encoded by the coding sequence GTGAAATTCTGGAGAGTTTTTGACATTGACATCATCAAATTAAGTGAGGGAGAACACGAGTTCTCTTTTGATATTGGCGATGATTTCTTTGCTCATTTTGAAGCCAACGATATTATCGAAAAAGGCAATCTAAAAGCAAAGGTTATACTTGATAAGCAGGTAAACCTTATGGAGGCAACATTTGACATTGAAGGGAAAGCAGAATTGACCTGTGACAGGAGTCTTGAAAAGTTTGACCATCCTTTATCCATAAATCAAAAGATCCGTTACAAATACGGACCAGAGGAGCAGGAGATCAACGAGGAAATTATCATGATTACCAGAGACACCCCTTCCATCAATGTGGCTCAACTGATATATGAATTTATCATATTGGCCCTACCTGCCAAAAAAATCCATCCGGACTATATCAATGAGTTGGATGAGGAAGATTTGGACAGAGAGGGGCAATTGGTTTACTGGTCAGATGAACCTGATGACAGTAGTCCGACACCCAATACACCTTCGGAAGATGATTCCGAAGACCATATTGACCCACGATGGGAAGCATTAAAAAAATTTAAGAAAAAAGATTAA